Proteins encoded together in one Haloarcula rubripromontorii window:
- a CDS encoding PadR family transcriptional regulator has translation MTTYYELTGFQRDLLEAIAGVDDEPYGLALKDYLDERYADPINHSRLYQNLDRLAELDLIARDELDARTNVYTLTDAGRHLLQRHADTLASLCDQPRHVVGGGRQ, from the coding sequence ATGACGACCTACTACGAACTGACTGGCTTCCAGCGCGATCTGCTGGAAGCCATCGCCGGCGTCGACGACGAGCCCTATGGCCTCGCGCTCAAGGACTACCTCGACGAGCGCTACGCCGACCCGATCAACCACAGCCGCCTCTACCAGAATCTCGACCGCCTTGCCGAGCTGGACCTCATCGCCCGGGACGAACTCGACGCCCGCACCAACGTGTATACGCTGACTGACGCTGGCAGACACCTGCTCCAGCGCCATGCCGACACGCTCGCTAGCCTGTGTGACCAGCCCCGACACGTCGTTGGAGGTGGCCGACAGTGA
- a CDS encoding ArsR/SmtB family transcription factor, with translation MSKPGPDPTVTKIDVLKEIRLAYPPVQAPKDLAERLEISNTAVSNKLKDMEKNGWVESERVGRARVYWITDNGRAQLDPEFSSGNQ, from the coding sequence GTGTCTAAGCCCGGACCAGACCCAACGGTCACCAAAATCGACGTTTTGAAAGAAATTAGGCTAGCTTATCCACCAGTTCAGGCCCCTAAAGATCTCGCTGAACGCTTGGAGATTAGCAATACGGCAGTCAGCAATAAGCTAAAAGATATGGAGAAAAACGGGTGGGTCGAATCAGAGCGTGTGGGACGTGCCCGGGTGTATTGGATAACGGACAATGGGCGAGCTCAGTTAGATCCAGAGTTCTCGTCAGGCAACCAGTAG
- a CDS encoding ABC transporter substrate-binding protein: MGQKDDGEFGSGQGNRLTRRGYLTATTALGVGALAGCSGGDGGDGGGGQNLTPNAPDGTPENVETQYWRNWDTFDADSPSLDYSATAGAVLDPLPVEFSSQDDPWMREHALMVQRGLNDLGIEAQLNDRPLNQLYAQSWSTDGLDAAISMSTHGPDPQRGLDPNPLLMRRTEGNLSNYDNYYHPELQEILIEQSQETDRARREELVNQAQEIFAEDVGALITLFSDVVTAVNTKKWSGYVKTPGNGPTGDSFQWTEVNLQPEADDRDYVKGVTTSMNSLNLPWAAGGAEEKRLTFIYDGLFDATPDLDVTPALATGGGFVDDTTVELSLREGVEWHDGEPFTAEDVKFTVEFYKEYSASSQTPFYEPIESVEVLGDHEVRINLKNPDAAFMTQRVVRSVIIPKHRWEDVDNPSQHNPDNPVGTGPFQFEDWEQGTRFEVSRNDGHWMFDDEWRADTLGDMAESGEGIDRVIWINVGNVDSMIGSLQGGEIDAVGTTLSNSQASRASSNSSVETMVSGNFAPLDNKLAFTCPLIRDKEFRVALSKAVDPEGFVEEVLQGRGSVPTGENPISDLTQWHNGDVTDYGYDVDEARSLLEQAGYTWDENDNLRYPNGEAWAAFVERIQDGNQYKRREDLNQPDFS, encoded by the coding sequence ATGGGACAGAAAGATGATGGAGAATTCGGCAGTGGACAAGGCAACCGACTAACCCGTCGCGGATACCTTACCGCGACAACCGCGTTGGGCGTGGGCGCACTTGCAGGGTGTAGCGGCGGTGACGGCGGTGATGGCGGTGGCGGCCAGAATCTCACTCCGAACGCACCCGATGGGACTCCAGAAAACGTCGAAACACAGTACTGGCGCAATTGGGACACGTTTGATGCCGACTCGCCGTCACTCGACTACAGCGCGACGGCCGGTGCAGTGCTTGACCCACTGCCGGTTGAGTTCTCAAGCCAAGACGACCCGTGGATGCGCGAACACGCGCTCATGGTGCAGCGGGGGCTGAACGACTTAGGTATCGAGGCGCAGTTGAACGACAGACCTCTGAACCAGTTGTACGCACAGAGCTGGTCGACCGATGGTCTGGATGCAGCCATCTCGATGAGTACGCACGGGCCCGATCCACAGCGCGGGCTTGACCCGAACCCACTGTTGATGCGCAGAACCGAAGGCAACCTCTCGAATTACGACAACTACTATCACCCTGAACTACAGGAGATACTCATCGAGCAGTCACAGGAAACGGACCGAGCGCGTCGAGAAGAACTCGTTAATCAGGCACAGGAGATCTTCGCGGAAGATGTCGGTGCGCTCATCACGCTATTCTCGGATGTCGTCACGGCTGTCAACACGAAGAAGTGGTCGGGATACGTGAAAACGCCCGGGAACGGGCCGACCGGTGACTCCTTCCAGTGGACGGAAGTTAATCTTCAGCCGGAGGCTGACGACCGAGACTACGTGAAAGGCGTTACCACGTCGATGAACTCGCTAAACCTCCCTTGGGCGGCCGGAGGTGCAGAAGAAAAACGCTTGACATTCATCTATGACGGCCTCTTCGATGCAACTCCCGACCTAGATGTGACGCCGGCACTGGCAACCGGTGGCGGGTTCGTCGACGACACGACAGTCGAACTTTCGCTACGTGAGGGTGTTGAATGGCACGACGGGGAACCCTTCACCGCAGAAGACGTGAAATTCACTGTCGAATTCTACAAGGAGTACTCTGCGTCGAGCCAGACACCGTTCTACGAGCCAATCGAGTCCGTAGAAGTGCTGGGCGACCACGAGGTTCGGATCAATCTCAAAAATCCGGACGCCGCTTTCATGACCCAGCGGGTGGTTCGGAGCGTCATTATCCCGAAACACCGGTGGGAGGATGTCGACAACCCATCCCAGCACAATCCAGATAACCCAGTCGGAACCGGCCCCTTCCAGTTCGAAGACTGGGAGCAGGGAACCCGGTTCGAGGTGTCCCGTAACGACGGTCACTGGATGTTTGACGACGAGTGGCGAGCTGATACCCTCGGTGACATGGCTGAAAGCGGCGAGGGAATCGACCGCGTCATCTGGATCAACGTGGGCAACGTAGACTCCATGATTGGGTCCCTTCAGGGCGGCGAAATTGACGCTGTCGGAACGACACTCTCGAACAGCCAAGCAAGCCGCGCCTCGAGTAACAGCAGCGTGGAGACAATGGTGTCCGGAAACTTCGCCCCACTGGACAACAAGCTCGCGTTCACCTGTCCGCTCATCCGCGATAAGGAGTTCCGTGTCGCACTTTCGAAGGCGGTTGATCCAGAGGGATTCGTCGAAGAGGTGCTACAGGGCCGCGGCTCTGTGCCGACAGGAGAAAACCCGATATCTGATCTCACACAGTGGCACAACGGCGACGTCACCGACTACGGCTACGACGTGGACGAGGCACGGTCACTGCTCGAACAGGCAGGCTACACGTGGGACGAGAATGACAATCTCCGGTATCCCAACGGTGAAGCGTGGGCTGCATTCGTTGAGCGCATTCAGGACGGCAATCAGTACAAGCGGCGGGAAGATCTGAATCAGCCGGACTTCTCCTGA
- a CDS encoding ABC transporter permease, translated as MSQFQRFLAKRLAISIGLTLIAVSVIFVVLRLLPGSPFEALVTSGNLNQQQINEIRALYGLDQPMWRQYIDYMTSILTFQFGYSILRSQPVWDVLEPRLVNTLILLVPALVTTAILSSAIGMYAGWNRGSLLEKGSIITTTFLRSTPVFITAIFFIIMFAYNFELVPAFGMRSVTASPEGYIDTFLSLDFLHHYILPFTVAVLYYSGDFLLLARNGIVEKRGSEFLKLHKAKGLTEMQQLARAGRNSMLPILTYFALRLGMIFQGLILLEVVFGWPGIGRELVLAIQQQDYPLVQAAVFIMALAVIIANLAADVLYAYFDPTVSTGGGSSA; from the coding sequence ATGAGTCAATTCCAACGGTTCCTGGCCAAGCGACTTGCGATCTCTATCGGACTGACGCTGATCGCAGTGTCAGTAATCTTCGTCGTCTTGCGGCTACTGCCGGGGAGTCCTTTCGAGGCGCTCGTAACCTCCGGGAACCTCAACCAGCAGCAAATCAACGAGATACGAGCACTCTACGGATTGGATCAACCGATGTGGCGACAGTACATCGATTATATGACGAGCATCCTCACATTCCAGTTCGGCTACTCCATTCTCCGGAGTCAGCCGGTCTGGGACGTGCTGGAACCGCGATTAGTCAATACGCTGATCCTGCTTGTGCCGGCATTGGTGACGACGGCTATCCTTAGCTCCGCAATTGGGATGTATGCTGGCTGGAATCGCGGCAGTCTACTGGAGAAAGGTAGTATCATCACAACGACGTTCCTGCGGTCAACGCCGGTGTTTATTACTGCAATTTTCTTTATTATCATGTTCGCGTACAACTTCGAGCTCGTTCCGGCGTTCGGCATGCGATCCGTCACGGCATCGCCGGAGGGATACATCGATACGTTCCTCTCGCTTGACTTCCTGCACCACTACATCCTGCCGTTTACCGTGGCGGTCCTGTACTACAGTGGTGACTTCCTGCTGCTTGCGCGGAACGGAATCGTCGAAAAACGCGGCTCTGAGTTCCTCAAACTCCACAAGGCGAAGGGGCTCACGGAAATGCAGCAGTTGGCTCGTGCTGGCCGGAACTCCATGCTGCCGATACTAACCTACTTCGCACTCCGGCTCGGGATGATTTTCCAGGGACTCATTCTCTTGGAGGTTGTGTTCGGATGGCCGGGCATCGGCCGCGAACTCGTCCTTGCCATCCAACAGCAGGACTACCCGCTGGTACAGGCCGCGGTGTTCATCATGGCACTTGCTGTTATCATTGCGAACCTAGCTGCAGACGTCCTATACGCGTACTTCGACCCAACAGTCTCAACCGGCGGAGGGAGCTCAGCATGA
- a CDS encoding orc1/cdc6 family replication initiation protein: MSDITFSPTSTIFEQREALLEEWTPDELVGRDEELQKYHAALQPVINNETPSNIFLYGKSGVGKTAATRYLLSALERDASDVDGLDLSTVEVNCDGLNSSYQAAVAIVNTLRDPANQISNTGYPQASVYQFLFEALDDLGGTVLIVLDEVDHIEDDSLLYKLPRARSNGDISDAKLGVIGISNDLDFRNQLSSKVRSSLCEKEVSFSAYNANELQLVLKQREAVAFKDDVIDDGVIEMCAAYGAKDSGDARQALDLLLEAGDLAREYDDELVTEHHVSEARQRLQTDQVVEGIRNYSEHGQLVLYALTGLAEDGDTPARTRDILGAYQELARGEGLDPVSERSVRDYLGELTQLGIISSTEYNRGKGGGKYKEFELEQSISSIKTGLSELLKTNP; this comes from the coding sequence ATGAGTGATATCACGTTTTCGCCGACGTCTACGATATTCGAGCAACGTGAGGCACTGCTTGAAGAGTGGACCCCAGATGAGCTTGTCGGGCGTGACGAAGAACTCCAGAAGTATCACGCTGCTCTCCAGCCAGTCATCAACAATGAGACCCCTTCAAACATCTTCCTGTATGGAAAAAGCGGGGTCGGCAAGACTGCTGCCACCCGATATCTTCTGTCCGCTTTGGAACGTGATGCGAGCGACGTTGACGGACTGGACCTCAGTACGGTTGAAGTCAATTGTGACGGGCTCAATTCGAGCTATCAGGCTGCGGTCGCCATTGTAAACACACTGCGTGATCCTGCTAACCAGATTTCCAACACCGGATATCCACAGGCATCAGTGTATCAGTTCCTCTTCGAGGCGCTCGATGATCTGGGTGGCACGGTACTCATTGTTCTTGACGAGGTCGATCACATTGAGGACGATTCACTGCTCTACAAACTGCCACGCGCGAGGTCGAATGGCGATATCTCCGATGCGAAATTAGGTGTCATCGGTATCTCGAACGATCTTGATTTCCGCAACCAACTTTCATCGAAAGTCCGTTCCAGTCTGTGTGAAAAGGAAGTCTCATTTTCAGCATACAACGCCAATGAGCTTCAACTCGTGTTGAAACAGCGTGAGGCTGTCGCGTTCAAAGACGATGTCATCGATGATGGTGTCATCGAAATGTGTGCTGCCTACGGAGCCAAGGACTCTGGAGACGCCCGCCAAGCTCTAGATCTCTTGCTTGAGGCGGGTGATCTTGCCCGAGAATATGATGATGAACTCGTGACTGAACACCACGTAAGCGAAGCCCGACAACGACTCCAGACTGATCAGGTCGTTGAGGGTATCCGCAACTACTCTGAGCATGGTCAACTGGTTCTCTATGCGCTCACTGGACTTGCTGAAGACGGTGACACACCTGCCCGGACGCGAGATATCCTAGGGGCGTATCAGGAGTTAGCCCGTGGGGAAGGTCTGGACCCCGTTTCAGAGCGGTCGGTCCGTGATTATCTTGGTGAACTCACGCAACTCGGCATTATTTCTTCAACTGAGTACAACCGAGGGAAGGGTGGAGGGAAGTACAAGGAATTCGAGTTAGAGCAATCCATCAGTTCGATCAAAACAGGCCTTTCGGAGCTCCTCAAAACGAATCCGTAA
- a CDS encoding helix-turn-helix domain-containing protein, with amino-acid sequence MAQLSQQIDGVRSIELDNTFYVEDGVWIESLTISADNQFDIERVLAEISGVSLFYMSKIPTGSAEADIQRVTILANESYPFILGLILRQEAIPNRIVLQNDTVEVVITTRDWDQFRAVADEVQKTLGEFELRSVTQNEEPGEPLDSGRLTEVLVSKLTDEQLEILEIAYNEGYFDVPRKISETELAKELDIAQSTVNERLRTAERALLGLIYGAKED; translated from the coding sequence ATGGCCCAGCTGAGCCAGCAAATTGATGGCGTGCGGAGTATCGAACTCGACAATACGTTCTACGTTGAGGACGGTGTCTGGATTGAATCGCTTACTATCTCAGCCGATAACCAGTTCGATATTGAACGCGTTCTTGCAGAGATATCTGGTGTGTCACTGTTCTATATGAGTAAGATCCCAACAGGATCGGCCGAGGCAGATATTCAGCGGGTTACCATACTAGCTAATGAATCCTACCCGTTCATCTTGGGGCTTATTCTGCGTCAAGAGGCTATCCCGAACCGGATTGTCCTACAAAATGACACAGTCGAAGTTGTTATTACGACCCGAGATTGGGACCAGTTTCGGGCTGTGGCTGACGAGGTTCAGAAGACGCTTGGGGAATTCGAATTGCGCTCGGTAACACAAAACGAAGAACCCGGAGAGCCACTTGATAGCGGCCGGCTCACCGAGGTCCTTGTCTCGAAACTTACCGATGAACAATTAGAGATACTTGAAATCGCATATAACGAGGGATATTTCGACGTCCCTCGGAAGATTTCTGAGACGGAGCTCGCAAAAGAGCTTGATATTGCACAGTCAACAGTTAATGAGCGCTTACGAACTGCTGAACGAGCTCTACTCGGACTTATTTACGGTGCGAAAGAGGATTGA
- a CDS encoding universal stress protein, with the protein MSILAAVDGTTEADPVVETAFDLASAYDTELHVLHCVTQSEFEERKATVERVGSIDGYSKSQRADAAANVANEVVVNTFDDADFNCISTLGRVGDPVSEITAVADEVAAQYLVIGGRERSPAGKAVFGSTTQAVLFEADCPVVTVIDDTE; encoded by the coding sequence ATGTCGATACTAGCAGCAGTTGACGGAACCACAGAAGCAGACCCGGTCGTCGAAACAGCATTTGATCTCGCTTCAGCATATGACACGGAGCTACACGTCCTCCACTGTGTCACACAGTCGGAGTTTGAGGAACGGAAGGCGACAGTTGAACGAGTGGGATCGATCGACGGGTATAGCAAGTCACAGCGGGCGGATGCCGCTGCAAATGTCGCAAACGAAGTCGTGGTCAACACATTCGACGACGCTGATTTCAATTGTATCTCCACTCTCGGTCGAGTTGGAGATCCAGTTTCAGAAATTACCGCAGTAGCTGACGAGGTTGCTGCACAGTATCTTGTCATTGGAGGACGGGAGCGGTCACCGGCCGGAAAGGCTGTTTTCGGAAGCACAACACAGGCCGTGCTTTTCGAGGCTGATTGTCCGGTTGTGACAGTAATAGACGACACCGAGTAG
- a CDS encoding hemolysin family protein, translating to MAEIGFPLSANGDIRQFAVETPVQTVSTDVVTAAGIGALVVLLLLSAFFSSSEIAMFSLARHRLEALIQDGVDGATTAAELKDDPHRLLVTILVGNNLVNIAMSSVATALLAIYLTQGEAVLAATFGVTAVVLLFGESAPKSYAIENTESWVLTIARPLKWSEYALYPLVIVFDRLTRVVNRLTGGGTTVESSYVTREEIREMIQTGENEGVIGADEREMLRRVFRFTDTIAKEVMTPRLDVTAIPGTATVDEAIDACIENGHTRVPVYKSDLDTIIGIVELGELIQRRDEADTASTAAECCASTLHVPESKHVDELFREMRDERIQQVVVVDEFGTTEGIITTEDIVETVVGEILDEEEAEPIEVVDDRTVRVAGSVTIEAVNDAVSVDFPEGEEFETIAGFVFNRTGRLVDPGETLVYDGVELTMESTSKTRIERVRITEPEPSIANGGSATVLGKQ from the coding sequence ATGGCAGAAATTGGATTCCCGTTGTCAGCGAACGGTGACATCCGACAATTCGCTGTTGAGACACCAGTACAGACGGTTTCGACAGATGTAGTCACGGCTGCTGGTATCGGGGCCCTAGTGGTGCTGTTACTGTTGTCGGCGTTCTTTTCGTCCTCGGAGATAGCGATGTTCTCGTTGGCGCGACATCGCCTAGAAGCATTGATTCAAGACGGCGTTGATGGGGCGACGACGGCGGCCGAACTGAAAGACGACCCGCATCGGTTGCTTGTCACCATCCTTGTTGGGAACAACCTCGTCAACATCGCGATGTCATCGGTTGCGACAGCGTTACTTGCAATCTATCTCACGCAGGGTGAGGCTGTTCTCGCTGCGACATTCGGCGTTACAGCCGTCGTGTTATTGTTCGGAGAGAGCGCTCCGAAGTCCTACGCAATAGAGAATACGGAGTCATGGGTCCTGACGATTGCCCGGCCGCTCAAATGGTCAGAATACGCGCTGTATCCCCTCGTAATCGTGTTTGATCGCCTCACTAGGGTGGTAAACCGACTGACAGGCGGCGGGACAACCGTCGAATCGTCATATGTCACACGTGAGGAGATCCGTGAGATGATCCAGACTGGGGAGAACGAAGGGGTTATTGGGGCTGATGAGAGGGAAATGCTCCGCCGCGTATTCCGGTTTACCGATACGATCGCCAAGGAAGTGATGACACCACGGTTAGATGTCACTGCAATTCCGGGAACAGCCACGGTCGACGAAGCCATTGATGCGTGTATCGAGAACGGCCACACACGGGTACCGGTGTACAAGAGCGATCTCGATACGATCATCGGTATCGTTGAACTGGGAGAGCTAATCCAGCGACGGGACGAAGCTGACACGGCCAGCACTGCTGCGGAGTGCTGCGCTTCGACACTGCACGTGCCAGAGAGTAAGCACGTTGATGAACTGTTCCGTGAAATGCGCGACGAGCGTATCCAGCAGGTCGTTGTCGTCGATGAGTTTGGAACGACTGAAGGGATCATCACAACAGAAGATATCGTCGAGACCGTTGTCGGCGAAATTCTCGATGAAGAAGAAGCAGAACCGATCGAAGTGGTTGATGACCGGACTGTCCGAGTCGCTGGCAGTGTTACCATTGAGGCGGTCAACGATGCTGTCAGCGTGGACTTTCCGGAGGGTGAAGAATTTGAGACGATTGCAGGTTTTGTGTTCAATCGAACTGGGAGACTCGTCGACCCCGGCGAGACACTGGTCTACGATGGAGTCGAACTAACTATGGAATCGACCAGCAAGACTCGAATTGAACGCGTCCGAATCACCGAACCCGAACCCTCGATCGCTAATGGCGGGTCTGCAACTGTTCTGGGTAAACAGTGA
- a CDS encoding ABC transporter permease, with protein sequence MSTETKPKGQLYKRLDRIRGIIRNQFEFLRQDRLATIGVIFVAGFVFLGLFGPALAPHDPIEHDVRNDDGQILRLAEPSGEAVLGTTAFGKDVLSQFLAGAQPTLIVGLFGGIGTGAIGFLIGLVSGYYGGWVDELLMRLTDLTFSLPFMPMALLLLTFVTPNIWLMTAIIAGFLWKMPARVVRSEVLSVRERTFVKSARASGASDLRTMLYHVAPNVLPIGFLYTAYGVAWAIAAQASLAFLGFGDPTMTSWGRMLRQVFESGNMRVAWWWVIPPAIGIAAITTSVFLIGRAYEEVINPEIQTEQ encoded by the coding sequence ATGAGTACGGAAACTAAACCAAAGGGACAACTGTACAAGCGGCTTGATCGAATTCGAGGGATAATCCGTAACCAGTTCGAGTTCCTCCGACAGGACCGACTGGCTACTATCGGCGTCATCTTCGTCGCCGGATTCGTCTTCCTCGGACTGTTCGGGCCAGCATTGGCCCCACACGACCCGATCGAACACGACGTCCGCAACGATGACGGACAGATTCTCCGTCTCGCCGAGCCGTCTGGTGAGGCCGTCTTAGGAACTACGGCGTTCGGAAAAGACGTCCTTAGTCAGTTCCTCGCCGGCGCACAGCCGACGTTGATCGTCGGGCTATTCGGTGGGATCGGAACCGGAGCAATCGGGTTCCTCATCGGCCTTGTGAGCGGGTACTATGGTGGCTGGGTTGACGAACTATTGATGCGATTGACTGATCTGACGTTCTCGTTGCCGTTCATGCCGATGGCGTTGTTGCTGCTGACGTTCGTCACCCCGAATATCTGGCTGATGACCGCGATTATCGCGGGGTTCCTCTGGAAGATGCCGGCTCGCGTCGTCCGTTCAGAGGTGTTATCGGTTCGAGAACGAACCTTCGTCAAGTCCGCACGGGCAAGCGGAGCGAGTGATCTCCGGACGATGTTGTATCACGTCGCTCCGAATGTGTTGCCTATCGGCTTCCTGTACACTGCATACGGGGTTGCTTGGGCTATTGCCGCACAAGCGAGTCTCGCGTTCCTCGGATTCGGCGACCCGACAATGACCAGCTGGGGGCGGATGCTCCGGCAGGTCTTCGAGTCCGGGAATATGCGTGTGGCTTGGTGGTGGGTTATCCCACCAGCCATCGGTATCGCTGCGATAACGACCTCAGTCTTCCTCATCGGTCGTGCGTACGAGGAAGTCATCAATCCCGAAATCCAGACTGAACAATGA
- a CDS encoding dipeptide ABC transporter ATP-binding protein — protein MTLLDVENLKVTYTTEDDTVHAVNDVSFSIDEGVNYGLAGESGSGKSTIAEALLGLLPGNGTVERGKITFNGRDITSLSNTERRDMLWEDIAYIPQSAMDSLDPVMSTGDQIIQSIQAHRSVSDEKARSRVEELFEIVGLDPDRIDDYPHEFSGGMRQRVTIAMALALEPDLIIADEPTTGLDVIVQDKIIDKILEIQERMDSSLLLITHEIGVIAETCDELSILYGGKVMEQGSVDNVLVNPTNPYTMGLKNSFPEIDGSNEDAVAIPGSPPNLNHEPTACVFKDRCPFATDECGDSHPDLVSLPNRNHRSACHHVDKAAQMRRDAKNPETWDIPEAEDTATDTGEVVLETDNLEKYYEQSQSLLSQFRGEDPDYVKAVDGVSLSVRRSEVVGIAGESGCGKSTLGETMALLEDPTGGEFVFDGEPYEYYQNSNLEEFRRKVQIIFQDPFDSLNPRQTVRKLVGEPLTIHDYRSDEHEQAIIETLEKVGLTPAEKFLDQYPHELSGGQRQRVAVAKALVLDPDFLICDEPASMLDVSLKVNLLNLLRELADTEDIGIVYISHDLASLMQVSDRLAIMYLGRIIEEGTVDRIANQPKHPYTTSLLSAAPEKDPTTDRARVLLDGEPPDPVDLPTGCKFAPRCPKAEEECWATEPALDESEDEDHRAACYFPDDETAETAVEASQTDDPDQSTNAGSLSD, from the coding sequence ATGACATTACTAGACGTTGAGAACCTCAAAGTCACGTACACCACCGAAGACGACACCGTCCACGCTGTCAACGATGTCTCCTTTAGCATTGACGAAGGCGTCAACTATGGCTTGGCCGGCGAATCAGGGTCGGGAAAATCAACGATAGCAGAAGCGCTGTTAGGGCTACTCCCGGGCAACGGGACCGTCGAGCGAGGAAAAATCACGTTCAATGGCCGGGACATTACATCGCTGTCTAATACCGAACGTCGGGACATGCTTTGGGAGGATATCGCCTATATTCCCCAGAGTGCGATGGACTCGCTCGACCCAGTGATGTCGACCGGGGATCAAATCATCCAATCGATACAGGCCCACCGGTCCGTTTCGGACGAAAAGGCGCGGAGTCGCGTCGAAGAACTGTTCGAGATTGTTGGTTTGGATCCAGATCGGATCGACGACTATCCCCACGAATTCTCGGGTGGGATGCGCCAGCGCGTTACGATTGCGATGGCACTCGCACTGGAACCGGACCTCATCATTGCGGACGAGCCGACGACCGGGCTTGACGTCATCGTCCAAGACAAGATCATCGACAAAATCCTCGAGATCCAAGAACGGATGGACAGCTCGTTATTGCTTATTACCCACGAAATCGGCGTTATCGCCGAAACGTGTGACGAACTCTCCATCCTCTACGGTGGAAAAGTGATGGAGCAGGGGAGCGTTGACAACGTCCTCGTCAACCCGACGAACCCGTACACGATGGGGTTGAAGAACTCGTTCCCAGAGATTGACGGGAGCAATGAAGACGCAGTTGCGATACCCGGGTCACCGCCGAACCTGAATCACGAACCGACGGCGTGTGTGTTCAAAGATCGGTGTCCGTTCGCAACCGACGAATGCGGAGATTCACATCCGGATCTCGTTTCGCTTCCGAACCGTAACCATCGGTCGGCCTGCCACCACGTCGATAAGGCGGCCCAGATGCGGCGTGACGCCAAGAACCCGGAGACATGGGATATTCCCGAAGCAGAAGACACTGCCACCGACACAGGTGAAGTGGTCCTCGAAACAGACAACCTGGAGAAGTACTACGAACAGAGCCAGTCACTGTTGAGCCAGTTCCGCGGTGAAGACCCAGATTACGTGAAAGCCGTCGACGGTGTTTCACTGTCAGTCCGTCGCTCGGAAGTCGTTGGCATCGCAGGGGAATCCGGCTGTGGGAAGTCGACGCTGGGCGAGACGATGGCTCTGTTGGAGGATCCCACCGGCGGCGAGTTCGTCTTCGACGGAGAACCATACGAGTACTATCAGAACAGCAATCTGGAGGAATTCCGACGGAAGGTCCAGATCATCTTCCAGGACCCCTTCGATTCGCTCAACCCGCGCCAGACGGTCAGGAAACTCGTCGGTGAGCCGTTGACGATCCATGATTACCGGAGCGATGAACACGAGCAGGCCATCATCGAGACATTAGAGAAGGTCGGGCTGACACCCGCAGAGAAATTCCTTGACCAGTACCCACACGAGCTTTCGGGCGGCCAGCGCCAGCGTGTCGCAGTGGCGAAAGCGCTCGTACTGGACCCGGACTTCTTGATCTGTGACGAGCCGGCGTCAATGCTTGACGTTTCGCTCAAGGTGAACTTACTGAACCTGCTCAGAGAGCTGGCAGATACCGAAGATATCGGGATCGTCTATATCTCACACGACCTCGCGAGCCTGATGCAAGTTTCGGACAGGCTCGCAATAATGTACCTCGGACGGATAATCGAAGAAGGGACCGTCGATCGTATCGCGAACCAACCAAAACATCCGTATACCACCTCGTTACTCTCAGCGGCACCCGAGAAAGACCCGACTACGGATCGAGCCCGGGTGCTTCTGGACGGTGAGCCACCCGACCCGGTCGATCTCCCAACAGGCTGTAAATTCGCCCCGCGGTGTCCAAAAGCTGAAGAAGAGTGCTGGGCCACTGAACCAGCACTAGATGAGTCTGAAGACGAGGACCACCGTGCGGCGTGTTACTTCCCGGACGATGAGACGGCTGAGACTGCGGTAGAGGCCTCTCAGACGGACGACCCTGATCAGTCGACCAACGCTGGTTCATTGAGCGACTGA